A genome region from Camelina sativa cultivar DH55 chromosome 10, Cs, whole genome shotgun sequence includes the following:
- the LOC104718250 gene encoding protein POLLENLESS 3-like has translation MCSFEERRAPPGVYYTPPPARARDYVTPMLLTERKRPPYSCSSSSSEKRDSFHIVHKVPSGDSPYVRAKHAQLIDKDPNRAISLFWAAINAGDRVDSALKDMAVVMKQLDRSDEGIEAIRSFRHLCSFESQDSIDNLLLELYKKSGRIEEEAALLEHKLETFEQVMGFGGRVMKAKRVQGKYVTMTIEQEKARLLGNLGWVHLQLHNYGIAEQHYRRALSLEPDKNKLCNLAICLMRIGRIPEAKSLLDDVRASSAEVDCGDEPFAKSYDRAVEMLAEIESKKPEAGLSEKFYAGCSFAKGMKENRDPGFANKNYSHVSSSPASVRQNSAGLYTQPRECSRAVMYEEEEKRGAARKLLFENRKPFGSEHFNILKRGEEEPMKRKKLDPNMIHYLHEFITDAADGPQSESKKSWADIAEEEEEEEEEEEGRLQAELMTAEI, from the exons ATGTGTTCCTTTGAAGAACGTCGTGCTCCGCCTGGGGTTTACTATACTCCGCCGCCGGCGAGAGCAAGAGATTATGTGACGCCGATGCTGTTGACGGAGAGGAAGAGACCACCGTATTCTTGCTCGTCGTCTTCGTCGGAGAAACGTGATTCCTTTCACATTGTTCACAAGGTTCCTTCTGGTGATTCTCCTTACGTCAGAGCCAAACATGCTCAG TTGATAGATAAAGATCCGAATCGAGCTATATCATTGTTTTGGGCTGCAATAAACGCTGGAGATCGAGTTGATAGTGCATTGAAGGACATGGCTGTTGTTATGAAACAGTTGGACCGATCTGATGAAGGGATTGAAGCTATCAGATCCTTTCGGCATCTCTGTTCTTTTGAGTCTCAAGACTCCATTGATAACTTACTCCTCGAACTTTACAAG AAGTCAGGgaggatagaagaagaagctgcatTACTTGAGCACAAGCTGGAAACATTCGAACAAGTAATGGGATTTGGAGGTCGAGTCATGAAAGCAAAAAGGGTTCAAGGGAAATATGTTACAATGACTATTGAGCAAGAGAAAGCAAG GTTACTAGGGAATTTGGGCTGGGTTCATTTACAGTTGCACAACTATGGAATTGCAGAGCAGCATTACAG GAGAGCTTTGAGTTTGGAACCGGACAAAAACAAACTGTGCAACCTAGCAATCTGCTTGATGCGTATTGGTCGAATTCCTGAAGCTAAATCTCTGCTTGATGATGTACGAGCTTCTTCTGCAGAGGTCGACTGCGGAGACGAACCATTCGCAAAGTCTTATGACAGAGCTGTTGAGATGTTAGCAGAAATAGAATCGAAAAAACCGGAAGCTGGTCTTTCAGAAAAGTTCTACGCGGGATGTTCATTTGCAAAAGGAATGAAGGAAAATAGAGACCCTGGATTTGCAAACAAGAACTATTcacatgtttcttcttctccagcaTCTGTTCGACAGAACTCTGCAGGTCTATATACACAACCACGCGAATGTAGTAGAGCAGTGatgtatgaagaagaagaaaagagaggtGCAGCTCGAAAGCTACTGTTTGAGAATAGGAAGCCTTTTGGTTCTGAGCATTTTAACATCttaaagagaggagaagaagaacccatGAAGCGAAAGAAACTGGACCCGAACATGATTCATTATCTCCATGAATTCATCACAGATGCTGCAGATGGTCCACAGAGTGAATCTAAGAAGAGCTGGGCAGATATCGccgaagaggaagaggaagaggaagaaga
- the LOC104718245 gene encoding small RNA 2'-O-methyltransferase-like, translating to MLRLKLNKGPCNLKSTTLYDGSILEFDSRLQDIDVGTCLEVIEHMEEDQACQFGKTVLTLFRPKLLIISTPNYECNKILHKRAPDNSEKKSISQPLQFRNHGQGNSLTSGQLSSPKATTTASSSAVLVGLA from the exons ATGCTACGTTTGAAATTAAACAAGGGACCTTGCAACCTCAAATCTACTACACTCTATGATGGCTCCATCCTCGAGTTTGATTCTAGGCTGCAAGACATTGACGTCGGCACTTGCTTAGAG GTCATTGAACACATGGAGGAAGATCAAGCCTGTCAATTTGGGAAAACAGTTCTAACCTTGTTCCGCCCGAAACTTCTGATTATCTCCACACCAAACTACGAGTGCAACAAAATTCTACATAAGCGTGCTCCAGACAACTCAGAAAAGAAATCCATTTCACAGCCACTCCAGTTCAGGAACCATGGACAAGGAAACAGTTTAACCAGTGGGCAACTAAGCTCGCCAAAGGCTACCACTACAGCGTCGAGTTCAGCGGTGTTGGTGGGTCTGGCATAA
- the LOC104718246 gene encoding small RNA 2'-O-methyltransferase, translating to MAGGGKRTPTPKSIIHQKFGAKASYRVEEVYDSSQSGCPGLAIPQKGPCLYRCHLELPDFSVVSNVFKKKKDSEQSAAELALEKLGIRPQNDDLTVDEAWDEIVGRIKYIFSDEFISAEHPLGAHLRAVLRRDGDCCGSVPVSVIATFDAKINSRCKIINPSVESDPSLVISYVIEAAAKLSDYIVASPDVSSLRRKNPYPSEIVEALATHVSDSLLSREVATVFIPCLGEEVVELETLYISSDRHYLDSIADRLGLKNGSQVMMSRTFGKASCGSECRLYSTIPNKSSDKSSEASGSSNEDSSHIEKTRNARASYICGQDIYGDAILASVGYRWKSNDLDCDDVTVKSFYRICCGMTPNGIYKISRQAVIAAQLPSSFTTKSNWRGPLPREILCMFCHQHRLAEPVFSSSNAPVESLSDIFRSHKKLKVSGVDDADNDNLSREKEDTPGSGMRFRCEVKIFTKSQDLVLECSPRKFYEKENDAIQNASLKALLWFSKFFDELDVEQPSDTDDDQDIKSSTPNVFVAPPISHNGHSSESKPIDVPSAEKRVQSITNGSVVSICYSLSLAVDPEYSSDGESPSDDESPRDDIESNEDMEAEVDAEYSVNCEPSIELIESNEEIEFEVGTGSMNPHIESAVTQMTVGEYASFSTTPPDAAEALILAAASDTVTVRSLLSERPTLNYSILLLGVKGPSEERMEAAFFKPPLSKQRVEYALKHIRESSASTLVDFGCGSGSLLDSLLDYPTSLQTIIGVDISPKGLARAAKMLHIKLNKEACNVKSATLYDGSILEFDSRLYDVDIGTCLEVIEHMEEDQACQFGEKVLSLFRPKLLIVSTPNFEFNTILQRSTPETQEEDKTESQLPKFRNHDHKFEWTREQFNNWASKLAKVHNYSVEFSGVGGSGEVEPGFASQIAVFRREASSIENVAEGSMPPYKVIWEWKKEDGDKKD from the exons ATGGCGGGTGGTGGGAAGCGTACACCTACTCCGAAGTCAATTATACATCAGAAGTTTGGTGCTAAAGCAAGTTATAGAGTTGAGGAAGTTTATGATTCTTCTCAGAGTGGTTGTCCAGGTTTGGCAATTCCTCAAAAAGGCCCATGTCTCTATCGCTGCCACTTGGAGCTACCAGACTTTTCTGTTGTATCAAATgtattcaagaagaagaaggattccGAACAATCTGCTGCTGAATTGGCTCTTGAGAAG CTAGGCATTCGTCCTCAGAATGATGATCTTACTGTAGATGAAGCTTGGGATGAGATCGTTGGACGCattaagtatatattttctgatGAG TTTATTTCAGCTGAACATCCTCTAGGAGCTCACCTTAGAGCGGTGTTGCGAAGGGATGGTGATTGTTGCGGCTCAGTTCCTGTTTCTGTCATTGCTACATTTGATGCAAAGATTAATAGTCGTTGTAAAATCATTAATCCTTCTGTGGAATCAGATCCTTCTTTGGTCATTTCCTATGTCATTGAGGCTGCTGCAAAGTTGTCGGACTACATTGTCGCATCTCCAGATGTATCTTCACTCCGAAGGAAAAATCCATACCCTTCAGAAATTGTAGAAGCACTAGCTACTCATGTATCTGATTCCCTACTTAGCAGAGAAGTAGCGACTGTATTTATACCATGTCTCGGTGAGGAGGTTGTTGAGCTAGAAACTCTTTACATCTCATCAGACCGGCATTATTTGGATAGTATTGCTGACAGGCTTGGTTTGAAAAATGGCAGCCAAGTGATGATGTCCAG GACTTTTGGCAAAGCTTCCTGTGGTTCTGAGTGTAGATTGTACTCTACTATTCCGAATAAGTCCTCTGATAAATCATCAGAAGCGTCTGGAAGTTCAAATGAAGACTCATCTCATATTGAAAAAACTCGGAATGCACGAGCAAGTTACATTTGTGGTCAAGATATTTACGGGGATGCTATCTTGGCATCTGTTGGTTACCGATGGAAGTCCAACGATCTTGACTGTGATGATGTAACTGTGAAGTCATTTTACAG GATATGTTGTGGTATGACACCCAATGGAATCTACAAAATTTCACGTCAAGCAGTAATTGCTGCACAGTTGCCTTCTTCATTCACTACAAAATCTAATTGGAGAGGTCCACTCCCCAGGGAGATTCTCTGCATGTTCTGCCACCAGCACCGACTAGCAGAACCCGTCTTTTCTTCATCCAATGCTCCTGTGGAATCGTTATCTGACATATTCAGATCTCACAAGAAGTTGAAGGTCTCAGGAGTTGACGATGCTGATAATGATAATTTGAGTAGGGAGAAAGAAGATACACCAGGATCAGGGATGAGGTTTAGATGTGAAGTGAAAATTTTTACGAAGTCTCAGGATTTGGTTTTAGAATGTTCACCGAGAAAATTCTATGAGAAGGAGAATGATGCCATTCAAAATGCCTCATTAAAAGCCCTCCTATGGTTTAGTAAGTTTTTCGATGAACTGGATGTGGAGCAACCATCTGATACAGATGACGACCAGGATATCAAATCTTCAACTCCTAATGTTTTTGTGGCCCCGCCGATTTCCCATAATGGACACAGCTCTGAATCAAAACCCATAGATGTGCCATCAGCAGAGAAGCGTGTTCAATCTATAACAAATGGTTCTGTGGTTAGTATATGCTATTCTTTGTCGTTGGCTGTGGATCCTGAATATTCGAGTGATGGTGAATCTCCAAGTGATGACGAATCTCCAAGAGATGACATCGAAAGCAATGAAGATATGGAAGCTGAGGTGGATGCTGAATATTCGGTTAATTGTGAACCCTCAATAGAACTCATTGAAAGCAATGAAGAGATAGAGTTTGAGGTAGGGACTGGATCCATGAATCCACATATAGAATCAGCTGTTACTCAGATGACTGTGGGTGAATATGCTTCTTTTAGTACTACACCCCCTGATGCTGCAGAAGCTTTGATTTTGGCTGCTGCTTCTGATACTGTGACAGTCCGCTCGCTCCTATCAG AACGTCCAACTTTAAATTACAGTATACTTTTGTTGGGTGTGAAAGGGCCATCAGAAGAACGAATGGAGGCGGCGTTTTTCAAACCTCCACTTTCAAAACAGCGTGTTGAATATGCACTGAAACATATAAGAGAATCATCCGCTTCTACTTTG GTTGATTTTGGATGCGGATCTGGAAGTTTATTAGACTCTCTACTTGACTATCCAACTTCACTTCAAACCATTATCGGTGTTGACATTTCACCGAAGGGTCTTGCCCGTGCTGCTAAG ATGCTACATATAAAACTAAACAAGGAAGCTTGCAACGTCAAATCTGCTACACTTTATGATGGTTCCATCCTTGAGTTTGACTCTAGGCTGTATGACGTAGACATCGGCACTTGCTTAGAG GTTATTGAGCACATGGAAGAAGATCAAGCCTGTCAATTTGGGGAAAAAGTTCTGAGCTTGTTTCGCCCCAAGCTCCTGATTGTCTCAACACCAAACTTCGAGTTCAACACAATCCTCCAGCGGTCTACACCAGAAAcccaagaagaagacaaaaccgAGTCACAGCTTCCTAAATTCAGGAACCACGACCACAAATTCGAATGGACAAGAGAACAGTTTAACAACTGGGCGTCTAAGCTCGCCAAAGTCCATAACTACAGCGTCGAGTTCAGCGGTGTTGGTGGGTCTGGTGAAGTAGAACCCGGGTTTGCTTCTCAGATAGCTGTTTTTAGAAGGGAAGCTTCATCTATTGAGAATGTTGCAGAAGGCTCAATGCCGCCTTATAAAGTCATATGGGaatggaagaaagaagatggagacAAAAAAGACTGA